One genomic window of Scatophagus argus isolate fScaArg1 chromosome 16, fScaArg1.pri, whole genome shotgun sequence includes the following:
- the LOC124072686 gene encoding dedicator of cytokinesis protein 7-like isoform X5, giving the protein MNDLFTGKAEYCCHKQQKEGDRLSDEDLYKFLADMRRPSSVLRRLRPVTAQLKIDISPAPDSPHYCLSPELLHVKPYPDPRVRPTKEVLEFPARYVYTPHTTYRNLLYVYPQSLNFNSRQGSVRNIAVKVQFMAGEDPSQALPVIFGKSSCAEFMNEAYTPVIYHNKSPEFYEEMKMKIPANLTDNHHLLFTFYHISCQPKQNTPLETPVGYTWIPLMQHGRLRTGSFSLPVSVEKPPPSYSVLTPDVQLPGMKWVDNHKGVFNVEVTAASSVHTQDPHLDKFFTLVYVLEEYSFPFRLKDVIITEANMEGELKASMAALRGALLDTCVRFLHQLLNKLIQLIVYPPVIAGQIVNLGRTAFEAMALLVNQIHKNLEGNQDQHGRNHLLASYIHYCFRLPTAEPAVPPTAGSQSYEMPLQYATISRATARPSSLHLSRSKSISNSNPDLASTPVSPDEEVQRIIGSKGIDRSHSWVNSAYAPGGSRSVLRRNPNSSCELKQANDRSCNRMSAFLDSVALFSVPTRQIAKKLLHEELALQWVVSTSTVREAALQQAWFFFQLMTKSMAHHLFLTSKLNVPRRQRFPDRFVDDIAALVCAISADVAGRYHKDVELVERLNSSLAFFLNDLLSLMDRGFVFNLIRSYYKQIANKLHTAQNPSSLNALRMDFIRIVCSHEHYVTLNLPCSTLSPPASPSPSTSSTTSQSSAFSSMVQDQGVATMFELSVPFRQQHFLSGLLLTELSLILDPDGEGVFFLHKKAISAVHSLLCSHDVDLRYTDPQVRAHVAQLYLPLIAIVMETLQQLHDFSDSSPARVRHASAHADDADPDSGNTISQSVAMAIAGSPLPHAKANPFALPTVPGRQSSSLSAECSRTLLVCFLWVLKNADAALLERWVSDLSVLQINRLLDLLHLCVSCFEYKGRKTLERINSLTFKKSQDMKARLEEAILGTIGARQEMVRRCRERSPYGSQENVRWRKNVTHWRQNADRVDKTKAEVEQESLVDGNLATEASLIVLDTLEIIVKTVVASELKESVLGGVLRVLLHSMAGNQSALFLQHCFTTQRALVFKFPEMLFEEDTELCADLCLRLLRHCSSSVGSVRSHASASLYLLMRQNFEIGNNFARVKMQVTMSLSSLVGTSQNFNEEHLRHSLKTILTYAEEDVELRDTPFPEQVQDLVFNLHMILTDTVKMKEHQQDPEMLIDLMYRIAKGYQNSPDLRLTWLQNMAGKHCERGNHAEAAHCLVHSAALVAEYLNMLEDCRYLPIGCVTFQNISSNVLEESAVSDDVLSPEEEGICAGKYFSESGLVGLLEQAAASFNMAAMYEAINEVYKILLPIHEANRDFKKLATVHGKLQDAFNKVYNQSSGWERMFGTYFRVGFYGCRFGDLDEQEFVYKEPSITKLAEISHRLEEFYSERFGDDVVEIIKDSNPVDKNKLDPNKAYLQITYVEPFFDTYELKERVTYFDKNYNLRTFMYCTPFTLDGRAHGDLNEQYKRKTILTTSHAFPYIKTRINVIHKEEIILVPIEVAIEDMQKKTQELAFATNQDPADSKMLQMVLQGCVGTTVNQGPLEVAQVFLSDIPDDPKLFRHHNKLRLCFKDFTKRCEDALRKNKALIGPDQKEYHRELERNYNKLKEALGPLINRKIPQLYRALPAQATQTQRNSYSRSSLRKVDC; this is encoded by the exons ATGAATGATCTTTTTACTGGTAAAGCTGAGTATTGTTGCCATAAACAGCAAAAG GAGGGGGACCGACTGAGCGATGAGGACCTCTACAAATTTCTGGCGGATATGCGCAGACCGTCCTCTGTTCTGCGGCGACTGAGGCCTGTTACAG CCCAGTTGAAGATTGACATCTCTCCAGCTCCGGACTCGCCACACTACTGTCTGTCGCCAGAGCTGCTTCACGTGAAGCCTTACCCGGACCCGCGTGTTCGCCCAACCAAGGAGGTGCTGGAGTTCCCTGCTCGCTATGtctacacaccacacaccacctACAG GAACTTGCTCTATGTTTACCCACAAAGTCTGAACTTCAACAGTCGCCAGGGCTCAGTGAGGAACATTGCTGTGAAGGTTCAGTTCATGGCAGGAGAGGACCCCAGTCAAGCTTTGCCG GTCATCTTTGGGAAGTCAAGTTGTGCTGAGTTCATGAATGAGGCCTACACTCCTGTCATCTACCATAACAA GTCTCCTGAGTTTTATgaggagatgaagatgaagattcCTGCCAATCTGACAGACAACCACCATCTGCTGTTCACCTTCTACCACATCAGCTGCCAGCCCAAACAGAACACGCCTCTGGAGACCCCCGTGGGCTACACG TGGATCCCTCTGATGCAGCATGGCCGACTACGCACCGGCTCCTTCAGTTTGCCCGTCTCAGTGGAAAAGCCTCCACCGAGCTACTCTGTACTCACCCCTGAC GTTCAGCTCCCAGGCATGAAGTGGGTGGATAATCACAAAGGGGTGTTCAATGTCGAAGTGACAGCGGCCTCCTCGGTTCACACTCAG GACCCTCACCTGGATAAGTTCTTCACTCTGGTTTATGTTCTGGAGGAGTACTCCTTCCCCTTCCGCCTGAAGGATGTTATCATTACTGAAGCAAACATGGAAGGGGAGCTGAAGGCCAGCATGGCTGCACTGAGAGGGGCTCTGCTGGATACCTGTGTCAGGTTCCTGCACCAGCTGCTCAACAAGCTCATTCAGCTCATCGTCTACCCGCCGGTCATTGCGGGCCAAATCG TAAACCTGGGCCGGACTGCCTTTGAAGCTATGGCTTTGCTGGTCAACCAGATCCACAAGAACCTGGAAGGGAACCAGGACCAACACGGTCGTAACCACCTGTTGGCGTCATACATCCACTACTGCTTCCGCCTGCCAACCGCCGAGCCTGCAGTGCCCCCAACCG CTGGCTCACAGTCCTACGAGATGCCTTTGCAGTACGCCACCATATCGAGAGCAACAGCCCGTCCAAGCAGCCTGCACTTGTCCCGCTCCAAGAGTATCAGCAACTCCAACCCAGACTTGGCCAGCACACCAGTTTCTCCTGACGAAGAGGTGCAGAGGATCATAGGGAGCAAG GGCATTGACCGCTCCCACTCCTGGGTAAACTCTGCTTATGCCCCGGGGGGTTCCAGATCTGTGCTACGCCGGAACCCCAACTCCAGCTGTGAGCTCAAGCAG GCAAACGACCGCAGCTGTAATCGCATGTCTGCCTTCCTGGACAGCGTGGCCTTGTTTTCAGTTCCCACAAGGCAGATAGCCAAGAAG CTCCTCCACGAGGAGCTGGCATTGCAGTGGGTGGTCAGCACCAGCACAGTGAGGGAAGCAGCGCTGCAGCAGGCCTGGTTTTTCTTCCAGCTCATG ACAAAGAGCATGGCACATCACTTATTCCTGACCTCAAAACTGAACGTTCCCAGGCGTCAGCGTTTCCCAGACCGCTTTGTGGACGACATCGCTGCACTCGTGTGTGCCATCAGCGCAGACGTTGCCGGTCGATACCACAAG GATGTGGAGCTTGTGGAGAGATTAAATAGCAGTCTGGCTTTCTTCCTGAATGACCTGCTGTCTCTCATGGACCGGGGCTTTGTGTTCAACCTCATCCGCTCCTACTACAAACAG ATTGCCAACAAGCTCCACACAGCGCAGAACCCCAGCTCTCTGAACGCCCTGAGGATGGACTTCATTCGTATCGTCTGCAGCCACGAGCACTACGTCACCCTCAACCTGCCGTGCTCCACTCTAAGCCCTCCAGCCTCCCcatccccctccacctcctccaccacctcgCAG AGTTCAGCGTTTTCCAGTATGGTGCAAGATCAGGGTGTGGCCACCATGTTTGAGCTCTCCGTCCCTTTTCGCcagcagcacttcctgtctggccTGCTGCTTACCGAGCTTTCTCTCATCCTTGATCCTGATGGAGAAGG agtttttttccttcataaAAAGGCCATTAGTGCCGTTCACTCCCTGTTGTGCAGCCATGATGTAGACCTTCGCTACACTGACCCTCAGGTCAGGGCCCATGTGGCCCAGCTCTACCTGCCCCTCATCGCCATCGTCATGGAGACATTGCAACAGCTCCACGACTTCTCTG ACTCCTCGCCTGCTCGGGTCCGCCATGCCTCAGCCCACGCCGACGATGCCGACCCAGACAGCGGCAATACTATCAGTCagtctgttgccatggcaattGCCGGCTCCCCTTTGCCGCATGCCAAAGCCAACCCCTTCGCACTGCCCACAGTG CCTGGGCGCCAGTCCAGCTCTCTGTCTGCCGAATGCAGCAGGACTCTGCTGGTGTGTTTCCTGTGGGTGCTGAAGAATGCAGATGCAGCTCTCCTGGAGCGCTGGGTGTCTGATTTGTCTGTACTGCAAATCAACCGCCTGTTGGATCTGCTGCATCTCTGTGTCTCCTGCTTTGAATACAAG GGGAGAAAGACTCTGGAGAGGATCAACAGCCTGACATTCAAGAAGTCTCAGGACATGAAGGCCCGGCTGGAGGAGGCCATACTGGGCACCATCGGAGCTCGTCAGGAGATGGTTCGCCGCTGCAGAG aAAGGAGTCCCTATGGCAGCCAGGAGAATGTTCGGTGGAGGAAGAACGTCACTCACTGGAGGCAAAATGCAGACAGAGTTGACAA GACTAAagctgaggtggagcaggagTCTTTAGTGGATGGAAACTTGGCTACTGAGGCGTCTCTGATTGTACTGGATACGCTGGAGATTATAGTGAAG ACTGTGGTGGCATCAGAGCTAAAGGAAAGTGTCCTCGGTGGAGTGCTGAGAGTCCTCCTTCACAGCATGGCAGGCAACCAGAGCGCCCTCTTCCTGCAACACTGCTTCACTACACAAAGGGCTTTGGTCTTCAAG tTCCCAGAGATGCTGTTCGAGGAGGACACCGAGCTTTGTGCTGACCTGTGCCTGCGTCTCCTGcgtcactgcagcagcagcgttGGCTCTGTCAGAAGTCACGCCTCCGCCTCCCTTTACCTGCTCATGAGGCAGAACTTTGAGATTGGAAAT AACTTTGCTCGTGTGAAGATGCAGGTGACCATGTCCCTGTCATCACTGGTGGGAACGTCGCAAAACTTCAACGAGGAGCATCTTCGTCACTCACTCAAGACTATCCTGACGTATGCCGAAGAGGACGTGGAGCTGCGCGACACACCCTTCCCAGAGCAG GTCCAGGATCTGGTATTCAACCTGCACATGATTCTCACCGACACTGTTAAGATGAAAGAGCATCAGCAGGATCCGGAGATGCTCATCGACTTAATGTACAG gatTGCAAAGGGCTACCAGAACTCCCCTGACCTGCGTCTGACGTGGCTCCAGAACATGGCAGGAAAACACTGTGAGAGAGGGAACCATGCCGAAGCCGCCCACTGTCTGGTCCACAGTGCAGCACTGGTGGCAGAATACCTCAACATGCTGGAGGATTGCCGCTACCTGCCAATAGGTTGTGTCACGTTTCAG aatATTTCATCCAACGTATTGGAGGAGTCGGCTGTGTCCGATGACGTCTTGTCTCCTGAGGAGGAGGGGATTTGTGCTGGGAAGTACTTCAGCGAGTCTGGCCTGGTGGGCCTCCTGGAGCAAGCAGCTGCCTCCTTTAACATG GCTGCCATGTACGAAGCCATCAATGAAGTGTACAAAATTCTGCTGCCCATCCACGAAGCCAACAGAGATTTCAAAAAGCTGGCTACTGTCCACGGGAAGCTGCAGGATGCCTTCAACAAAGTCTACAACCAA AGTTCAGGATGGGAG AGAATGTTTGGGACCTACTTCCGGGTGGGTTTCTATGGCTGCCGCTTCGGAGACCTGGATGAACAGGAGTTTGTCTACAAGGAGCCATCAATCACCAAACTGGCTGAGATCTCTCACAGACTGGAG GAGTTCTACTCAGAGAGATTTGGCGATGATGTGGTAGAAATTATCAAAGACTCCAACCCagtggacaaaaacaaactggatCCCAACAAG GCCTACCTCCAGATCACCTACGTTGAACCGTTCTTCGACACGTACGAGCTGAAAGAAAGGGTCACCTACTTTGACAAGAACTACAACCTGCGTACCTTCATGTACTGCACCCCCTTCACCCTGGACGGCCGAGCCCACGGCGACCTGAACGAGCAGTACAAACGCAAAACCATCCTGACGACATCTCACGCCTTCCCTTACATCAAGACGCGCATCAATGTTATCCACAAGGAGGAG ATCATCCTTGTCCCCATCGAGGTGGCCATTGAGGACATGCAGAAGAAGACTCAGGAGCTTGCATTCGCCACAAACCAAGATCCTGCCGACTCCAAGATGCTGCAGATGGTTCTGCAGGGATGTGTGGGCACCACTGTcaaccag GGCCCCCTTGAGGTGGCGCAGGTCTTTCTTTCCGACATTCCTGATGATCCAAAGCTGTTTCGCCATCACAACAAATTGCGCCTCTGCTTTAAAGACTTCACTAAGAG GTGTGAGGACGCCCTGAGGAAGAATAAAGCCCTGATCGGACCAGATCAGAAAGAGTACCACAGAGAACTGGAGAGGAACTATAATAAACTGAAAGAAGCTCTGGGTCCTCTCATCAACCGCAAGATCCCCCAGCTATACAGAGCCCTGCCAGCTCAggctacacaaacacaacg GAACTCCTACAGCAGGTCCAGTCTCCGCAAGGTCGACTGTTGA
- the LOC124072686 gene encoding dedicator of cytokinesis protein 7-like isoform X4: MEFPQDDMELLHQDKECITLEPPLPEEEDSLDPRVRDALAVYTDDWLIIQRKYQRYSTMFTPHSSERQRERQRGLVKQTFELDEVAAAERQDDQEDAKRRSVSLDETPRGSWASSIFDLKNSSPDALLPSVLERTAPEDMDRRNTEARLQGRHSDLLGLYPPPDEDEAVERCSAIEVPKEHCGQRIMVKCLSLKFEIEIEPIFGTLALYDIKEKKKISENFYFDLNSDQMKGLLKPHTPHIAISTLARSAIFSITYPSADIFLVIKLEKVLQQGDIGECCEPYTVMKESDSSKHKEKLEKLRQQAEQSCCRLGRFRMPFAWTAIHLLNIVSSVGGLERSDPDSDSERKGHGTWNERKKKGFERMSVGDDICNFATFRPATLTVTNFFKQEGDRLSDEDLYKFLADMRRPSSVLRRLRPVTAQLKIDISPAPDSPHYCLSPELLHVKPYPDPRVRPTKEVLEFPARYVYTPHTTYRNLLYVYPQSLNFNSRQGSVRNIAVKVQFMAGEDPSQALPVIFGKSSCAEFMNEAYTPVIYHNKSPEFYEEMKMKIPANLTDNHHLLFTFYHISCQPKQNTPLETPVGYTWIPLMQHGRLRTGSFSLPVSVEKPPPSYSVLTPDVQLPGMKWVDNHKGVFNVEVTAASSVHTQDPHLDKFFTLVYVLEEYSFPFRLKDVIITEANMEGELKASMAALRGALLDTCVRFLHQLLNKLIQLIVYPPVIAGQIVNLGRTAFEAMALLVNQIHKNLEGNQDQHGRNHLLASYIHYCFRLPTAEPAVPPTAGSQSYEMPLQYATISRATARPSSLHLSRSKSISNSNPDLASTPVSPDEEVQRIIGSKGIDRSHSWVNSAYAPGGSRSVLRRNPNSSCELKQANDRSCNRMSAFLDSVALFSVPTRQIAKKLLHEELALQWVVSTSTVREAALQQAWFFFQLMTKSMAHHLFLTSKLNVPRRQRFPDRFVDDIAALVCAISADVAGRYHKDVELVERLNSSLAFFLNDLLSLMDRGFVFNLIRSYYKQIANKLHTAQNPSSLNALRMDFIRIVCSHEHYVTLNLPCSTLSPPASPSPSTSSTTSQSSAFSSMVQDQGVATMFELSVPFRQQHFLSGLLLTELSLILDPDGEGVFFLHKKAISAVHSLLCSHDVDLRYTDPQVRAHVAQLYLPLIAIVMETLQQLHDFSDSSPARVRHASAHADDADPDSGNTISQSVAMAIAGSPLPHAKANPFALPTVPGRQSSSLSAECSRTLLVCFLWVLKNADAALLERWVSDLSVLQINRLLDLLHLCVSCFEYKGRKTLERINSLTFKKSQDMKARLEEAILGTIGARQEMVRRCRERSPYGSQENVRWRKNVTHWRQNADRVDKTKAEVEQESLVDGNLATEASLIVLDTLEIIVKTVVASELKESVLGGVLRVLLHSMAGNQSALFLQHCFTTQRALVFKFPEMLFEEDTELCADLCLRLLRHCSSSVGSVRSHASASLYLLMRQNFEIGNNFARVKMQVTMSLSSLVGTSQNFNEEHLRHSLKTILTYAEEDVELRDTPFPEQVQDLVFNLHMILTDTVKMKEHQQDPEMLIDLMYRIAKGYQNSPDLRLTWLQNMAGKHCERGNHAEAAHCLVHSAALVAEYLNMLEDCRYLPIGCVTFQNISSNVLEESAVSDDVLSPEEEGICAGKYFSESGLVGLLEQAAASFNMAAMYEAINEVYKILLPIHEANRDFKKLATVHGKLQDAFNKVYNQSSGWERMFGTYFRVGFYGCRFGDLDEQEFVYKEPSITKLAEISHRLEEFYSERFGDDVVEIIKDSNPVDKNKLDPNKAYLQITYVEPFFDTYELKERVTYFDKNYNLRTFMYCTPFTLDGRAHGDLNEQYKRKTILTTSHAFPYIKTRINVIHKEEIILVPIEVAIEDMQKKTQELAFATNQDPADSKMLQMVLQGCVGTTVNQGPLEVAQVFLSDIPDDPKLFRHHNKLRLCFKDFTKRCEDALRKNKALIGPDQKEYHRELERNYNKLKEALGPLINRKIPQLYRALPAQATQTQRNSYSRSSLRKVDC, from the exons AGAGGA TTCACTGGATCCCAGAGTGAGAGATGCCTTGGCAGTCTACACAGATGACTGGCTCATCATTCAAAGAAA aTATCAACGCTACAGCACCATGTTCACCCCTCACAGCTctgagcgacagagagagagacagcgaggaCTGGTCAAACAGACCTTTGAACTGGATGaggtggctgctgctgagcgCCAGGACGACCAG GAAGACGCAAAGCGACGCTCAGTCAGCCTCGATGAGACTCCTCGGGGAAGCTGGGCCTCCAGCATCTTTGACCTGAAGAACTCCTCTCCAGACGCTCTCCTGCCGTCTGTGCTGGAACGTACAGCTCCAGAGGACATGGACCGTCGCAATACTGAGGCACGCCTGCAGGGGCGCCACAGTGACCTGCTGGGCCTGTACCCtccccctgatgag GATGAAGCAGTAGAAAGATGCTCTGCCATCGAAGTACCAAAGGAACACTGTGGCCAGAGGATCATGGTCAAGTGTTTGTCTCTGAA gttTGAGATAGAAATTGAGCCAATATTTGGAACACTTGCCCTGTATGacataaaggaaaagaaaaag ATCTCTGAGAATTTCTACTTCGATCTGAACTCGGATCAGATGAAAGGGCTGCTTAaaccacacacacctcacataGCCATTTCCACATTGGCCCGGTCTGCCATTTTCTCCATCACATACCCTTCTGCCGATATCTTCTTGGTTATTAAG CTTGAGAAAGTCCTTCAGCAGGGAGACATTGGAGAATGCTGCGAGCCCTACACAGTCATGAAAGAGTCAGATTCCTCCAAG CACAAGGAAAAGCTGGAGAAGCTGCGTCAACAGGCAGAGCAGTCATGTTGTCGTCTCGGACGTTTTCGCATGCCTTTTGCCTGGACAGCCATCCACCTTCTCAACATCGTGAGCAGCGTGGGAGGTCTGGAACGGTCGGACCCCGACTCCGACTCTG AGCGAAAAGGTCATGGGACAtggaatgagagaaagaaaaaggggtTTGAGCGGATGAGTGTCGGGGATGACATCTGCAACTTTGCCACTTTCCGCCCCGCAACGTTGACCGTCACCAACTTCTTCAAACAG GAGGGGGACCGACTGAGCGATGAGGACCTCTACAAATTTCTGGCGGATATGCGCAGACCGTCCTCTGTTCTGCGGCGACTGAGGCCTGTTACAG CCCAGTTGAAGATTGACATCTCTCCAGCTCCGGACTCGCCACACTACTGTCTGTCGCCAGAGCTGCTTCACGTGAAGCCTTACCCGGACCCGCGTGTTCGCCCAACCAAGGAGGTGCTGGAGTTCCCTGCTCGCTATGtctacacaccacacaccacctACAG GAACTTGCTCTATGTTTACCCACAAAGTCTGAACTTCAACAGTCGCCAGGGCTCAGTGAGGAACATTGCTGTGAAGGTTCAGTTCATGGCAGGAGAGGACCCCAGTCAAGCTTTGCCG GTCATCTTTGGGAAGTCAAGTTGTGCTGAGTTCATGAATGAGGCCTACACTCCTGTCATCTACCATAACAA GTCTCCTGAGTTTTATgaggagatgaagatgaagattcCTGCCAATCTGACAGACAACCACCATCTGCTGTTCACCTTCTACCACATCAGCTGCCAGCCCAAACAGAACACGCCTCTGGAGACCCCCGTGGGCTACACG TGGATCCCTCTGATGCAGCATGGCCGACTACGCACCGGCTCCTTCAGTTTGCCCGTCTCAGTGGAAAAGCCTCCACCGAGCTACTCTGTACTCACCCCTGAC GTTCAGCTCCCAGGCATGAAGTGGGTGGATAATCACAAAGGGGTGTTCAATGTCGAAGTGACAGCGGCCTCCTCGGTTCACACTCAG GACCCTCACCTGGATAAGTTCTTCACTCTGGTTTATGTTCTGGAGGAGTACTCCTTCCCCTTCCGCCTGAAGGATGTTATCATTACTGAAGCAAACATGGAAGGGGAGCTGAAGGCCAGCATGGCTGCACTGAGAGGGGCTCTGCTGGATACCTGTGTCAGGTTCCTGCACCAGCTGCTCAACAAGCTCATTCAGCTCATCGTCTACCCGCCGGTCATTGCGGGCCAAATCG TAAACCTGGGCCGGACTGCCTTTGAAGCTATGGCTTTGCTGGTCAACCAGATCCACAAGAACCTGGAAGGGAACCAGGACCAACACGGTCGTAACCACCTGTTGGCGTCATACATCCACTACTGCTTCCGCCTGCCAACCGCCGAGCCTGCAGTGCCCCCAACCG CTGGCTCACAGTCCTACGAGATGCCTTTGCAGTACGCCACCATATCGAGAGCAACAGCCCGTCCAAGCAGCCTGCACTTGTCCCGCTCCAAGAGTATCAGCAACTCCAACCCAGACTTGGCCAGCACACCAGTTTCTCCTGACGAAGAGGTGCAGAGGATCATAGGGAGCAAG GGCATTGACCGCTCCCACTCCTGGGTAAACTCTGCTTATGCCCCGGGGGGTTCCAGATCTGTGCTACGCCGGAACCCCAACTCCAGCTGTGAGCTCAAGCAG GCAAACGACCGCAGCTGTAATCGCATGTCTGCCTTCCTGGACAGCGTGGCCTTGTTTTCAGTTCCCACAAGGCAGATAGCCAAGAAG CTCCTCCACGAGGAGCTGGCATTGCAGTGGGTGGTCAGCACCAGCACAGTGAGGGAAGCAGCGCTGCAGCAGGCCTGGTTTTTCTTCCAGCTCATG ACAAAGAGCATGGCACATCACTTATTCCTGACCTCAAAACTGAACGTTCCCAGGCGTCAGCGTTTCCCAGACCGCTTTGTGGACGACATCGCTGCACTCGTGTGTGCCATCAGCGCAGACGTTGCCGGTCGATACCACAAG GATGTGGAGCTTGTGGAGAGATTAAATAGCAGTCTGGCTTTCTTCCTGAATGACCTGCTGTCTCTCATGGACCGGGGCTTTGTGTTCAACCTCATCCGCTCCTACTACAAACAG ATTGCCAACAAGCTCCACACAGCGCAGAACCCCAGCTCTCTGAACGCCCTGAGGATGGACTTCATTCGTATCGTCTGCAGCCACGAGCACTACGTCACCCTCAACCTGCCGTGCTCCACTCTAAGCCCTCCAGCCTCCCcatccccctccacctcctccaccacctcgCAG AGTTCAGCGTTTTCCAGTATGGTGCAAGATCAGGGTGTGGCCACCATGTTTGAGCTCTCCGTCCCTTTTCGCcagcagcacttcctgtctggccTGCTGCTTACCGAGCTTTCTCTCATCCTTGATCCTGATGGAGAAGG agtttttttccttcataaAAAGGCCATTAGTGCCGTTCACTCCCTGTTGTGCAGCCATGATGTAGACCTTCGCTACACTGACCCTCAGGTCAGGGCCCATGTGGCCCAGCTCTACCTGCCCCTCATCGCCATCGTCATGGAGACATTGCAACAGCTCCACGACTTCTCTG ACTCCTCGCCTGCTCGGGTCCGCCATGCCTCAGCCCACGCCGACGATGCCGACCCAGACAGCGGCAATACTATCAGTCagtctgttgccatggcaattGCCGGCTCCCCTTTGCCGCATGCCAAAGCCAACCCCTTCGCACTGCCCACAGTG CCTGGGCGCCAGTCCAGCTCTCTGTCTGCCGAATGCAGCAGGACTCTGCTGGTGTGTTTCCTGTGGGTGCTGAAGAATGCAGATGCAGCTCTCCTGGAGCGCTGGGTGTCTGATTTGTCTGTACTGCAAATCAACCGCCTGTTGGATCTGCTGCATCTCTGTGTCTCCTGCTTTGAATACAAG GGGAGAAAGACTCTGGAGAGGATCAACAGCCTGACATTCAAGAAGTCTCAGGACATGAAGGCCCGGCTGGAGGAGGCCATACTGGGCACCATCGGAGCTCGTCAGGAGATGGTTCGCCGCTGCAGAG aAAGGAGTCCCTATGGCAGCCAGGAGAATGTTCGGTGGAGGAAGAACGTCACTCACTGGAGGCAAAATGCAGACAGAGTTGACAA GACTAAagctgaggtggagcaggagTCTTTAGTGGATGGAAACTTGGCTACTGAGGCGTCTCTGATTGTACTGGATACGCTGGAGATTATAGTGAAG ACTGTGGTGGCATCAGAGCTAAAGGAAAGTGTCCTCGGTGGAGTGCTGAGAGTCCTCCTTCACAGCATGGCAGGCAACCAGAGCGCCCTCTTCCTGCAACACTGCTTCACTACACAAAGGGCTTTGGTCTTCAAG tTCCCAGAGATGCTGTTCGAGGAGGACACCGAGCTTTGTGCTGACCTGTGCCTGCGTCTCCTGcgtcactgcagcagcagcgttGGCTCTGTCAGAAGTCACGCCTCCGCCTCCCTTTACCTGCTCATGAGGCAGAACTTTGAGATTGGAAAT AACTTTGCTCGTGTGAAGATGCAGGTGACCATGTCCCTGTCATCACTGGTGGGAACGTCGCAAAACTTCAACGAGGAGCATCTTCGTCACTCACTCAAGACTATCCTGACGTATGCCGAAGAGGACGTGGAGCTGCGCGACACACCCTTCCCAGAGCAG GTCCAGGATCTGGTATTCAACCTGCACATGATTCTCACCGACACTGTTAAGATGAAAGAGCATCAGCAGGATCCGGAGATGCTCATCGACTTAATGTACAG gatTGCAAAGGGCTACCAGAACTCCCCTGACCTGCGTCTGACGTGGCTCCAGAACATGGCAGGAAAACACTGTGAGAGAGGGAACCATGCCGAAGCCGCCCACTGTCTGGTCCACAGTGCAGCACTGGTGGCAGAATACCTCAACATGCTGGAGGATTGCCGCTACCTGCCAATAGGTTGTGTCACGTTTCAG aatATTTCATCCAACGTATTGGAGGAGTCGGCTGTGTCCGATGACGTCTTGTCTCCTGAGGAGGAGGGGATTTGTGCTGGGAAGTACTTCAGCGAGTCTGGCCTGGTGGGCCTCCTGGAGCAAGCAGCTGCCTCCTTTAACATG GCTGCCATGTACGAAGCCATCAATGAAGTGTACAAAATTCTGCTGCCCATCCACGAAGCCAACAGAGATTTCAAAAAGCTGGCTACTGTCCACGGGAAGCTGCAGGATGCCTTCAACAAAGTCTACAACCAA AGTTCAGGATGGGAG AGAATGTTTGGGACCTACTTCCGGGTGGGTTTCTATGGCTGCCGCTTCGGAGACCTGGATGAACAGGAGTTTGTCTACAAGGAGCCATCAATCACCAAACTGGCTGAGATCTCTCACAGACTGGAG GAGTTCTACTCAGAGAGATTTGGCGATGATGTGGTAGAAATTATCAAAGACTCCAACCCagtggacaaaaacaaactggatCCCAACAAG GCCTACCTCCAGATCACCTACGTTGAACCGTTCTTCGACACGTACGAGCTGAAAGAAAGGGTCACCTACTTTGACAAGAACTACAACCTGCGTACCTTCATGTACTGCACCCCCTTCACCCTGGACGGCCGAGCCCACGGCGACCTGAACGAGCAGTACAAACGCAAAACCATCCTGACGACATCTCACGCCTTCCCTTACATCAAGACGCGCATCAATGTTATCCACAAGGAGGAG ATCATCCTTGTCCCCATCGAGGTGGCCATTGAGGACATGCAGAAGAAGACTCAGGAGCTTGCATTCGCCACAAACCAAGATCCTGCCGACTCCAAGATGCTGCAGATGGTTCTGCAGGGATGTGTGGGCACCACTGTcaaccag GGCCCCCTTGAGGTGGCGCAGGTCTTTCTTTCCGACATTCCTGATGATCCAAAGCTGTTTCGCCATCACAACAAATTGCGCCTCTGCTTTAAAGACTTCACTAAGAG GTGTGAGGACGCCCTGAGGAAGAATAAAGCCCTGATCGGACCAGATCAGAAAGAGTACCACAGAGAACTGGAGAGGAACTATAATAAACTGAAAGAAGCTCTGGGTCCTCTCATCAACCGCAAGATCCCCCAGCTATACAGAGCCCTGCCAGCTCAggctacacaaacacaacg GAACTCCTACAGCAGGTCCAGTCTCCGCAAGGTCGACTGTTGA